Below is a genomic region from Tepidiforma bonchosmolovskayae.
TCCGGCGGGTGGTGCGGGATGCGCACGGGAACACGTTTGTTTACTCCTACCAGCTCTGGAAAGGCGTGCTGATCAGCACCGCAGTGGGGTTTATCAGCAGCCTGCTCGGTATCGGCGGGGGGATTATCCACGTGCCGATCATGGCGACGGTGCTGCACTTCCCGGTGCATATCGCGGCGGCGACATCGCATTTCGTGCTTGCGTTCATGGCCGCTGAGGGGACGGCCGTGCACATCCTGCAGGGGGTCATCGGGTGGGACCGGTCACTGGCACAGGGGCTGCTGCTGGCGGCCGGTGCGATTCCCGGGGCGCAGGTGGGGGCGCGGCTGGCGCATCGGCTGCACGGGGGCATAATCCTGAGGGCGCTGGCTGGCGCGCTGCTGCTCGTCGCGCTCCGGCTCGGTGTCAAGGCTGCCGGAATGTGATGCGGGCCGTTCGTACCAAGAATTTGCCGGGTTACCACTTGGGGGCGGCGTGCCTATACTCGGAAGGTGCCGATACGGCGGAGGAGAATGGGTGACCGCCATCGCGACTGACTACGAGGTCGTCATCGGCCTCGAGGTGCACTGCCAGCTGAAGACCGCGAGCAAGATGTTCTGCGGGTGCAACGCCGACTATGCGGGCGCCGAGCCGAACACCCATGTTTGCCCGGTCTGCCTCGGAATGCCGGGGGTGCTTCCGGTCATCAATGAGAAAGCGATTGAGGGGATTGTGCTCACGGGGCTGGCGCTCAACTGCACGATCGCGCCGTTCAGCAAGTTCGACCGGAAGAACTATCCGTACCCGGATCTCATGAAGGGGTACCAGATTTCGCAGTACGACCTGCCGATCTGCCGTGACGGGTGGCTGGAGATCGAGGTCGAGGGGAAGCAGCGCAGGATCGGCATCACCCGGGTGCACATGGAGGAGGACACCGCCCGGCTGCTCCACCGGGTCGACCCGGTGACAGGCGAGGCGTACAGCCTGATCGATGTGAACCGCTCCGGGACGCCGCTGATGGAGATTGTGAGCGAACCGGACATCCGAAGTGCGGCCCAGGCGCGGGAGTACCTTGTGCGGCTGCGGCAGGTGCTCCGGTACATCGGGGTGAGCGACGCGAACATGGAGGAGGGGAACTTCCGCTGCGATGCCAACATCTCGGTGCGGCGGAAGGGCGAGACGGCCTTCGGGACAAAGGTTGAAATCAAGAACATGAACAGCTTCCGGGCTGTGCACGATGCGCTGCTCTACGAAGAGCGGCGGCAGATCGGCGTGCTGGAGGCGGGCGGGAAGGTCGAGCAGGAGACGCGGGGGTGGTCGGACGAGCGGCAGATGACGCTGAGCCAGCGGAGCAAAGAGCACGCGCACGACTACCGGTATTTCCCCGAGCCGGACCTGCCGCCGCTGAAGCTGGGAGCGGCGTTCATCGAGCGGGTGCGGGCGCGGCTGCCGGAGCTGCCGGCGGCGAAGATCGCGCGGTACCGCGGGCTCGGCCTGAGCGACTACGAAGCGGCGACGCTGGCGGAGGAGCGCCCGCGGGCGGAGTACTTCGAGCGGCTGATGGCTGCCCTGAGCGGCGATGACGCCCGCAGGGCGAAGCTGGCGGCAAACTGGATGCTCGGCGAGGTTGCGCGGTGGCTGAACGCGAACCAGGCGGAAATCGACCGGTTCCCGCTGGAGCCGGAGCAGCTGGCCGGGCTGATCGAGCAGGTGGCGAACGGGACGGTCACCGCACTGGTCGGGAAGGACGTCTTCGAGCAGATGGTGGCCACGGGCGAATCGGCCGAGGCGATTATCGAGCGGCAGGGGCTCGCGCAGATCAGCGGCGCGGACGAGCTGACCGGGCTGGTTCGGAAAGCGATCGCGGAGAATCCGCGGGCGGTGGCGGACTTCCACGCGGGGAAGGCGACGGCGATCAAGTTCCTCATCGGGCAGGTGATGCGGGAGACGAAGGGGCGGGCCAATGCCCAGGTGGTGCAGGAGCTGCTGGAGAGGGAGCTGCAGCAATGAGCAGATGTCCAGGGACTCTCGGCACCGGGTGGTACACTTGCCGGCCATGAGCTGGAAGCGCGTCCGGGACCACTCCGCGCTCAAGTGGCTCTACCCCGGGATGCACATCAAGCGGTGGCTGGTGCTGCTGCTGTTCGGCGTGGTCCTGATGGGCCTGGGCATTGCGTACATCCTGCGGGAGGCGTACCTGCAGGCGCCGCTGCCGGGAATCTTCTACTACCTGACGCTCCAGTTTATCCCGCGGTGGATGCGCGGCCTGCTGTTCATCACCGCCTCGCTGGGGACGGTTGGGCTGGCGGTCTACAAGCTGAACCAGTCGCTGCTGTACGCCTTCGTACGGCCGGACTGGCGCGAGCAGAACCTGGCCGAGGCGATTTATGCCAAGCGGTTCCTGAGCCGCGGGCCGAAGATTGTGGCGATCGGCGGCGGGACGGGCCTTTCGACGCTGCTGCGGGGGCTGAAGAACTACACCAGCAACCTGACTGCCATCGTCACCGTAGCGGACGACGGCGGGAGCACGGGGCGGCTGCGGCAGGAGTTCGGCGTGGTGGCGCCGGGCGATTTGCGGCAGTGCATCGCCGCGCTGGCCGAGGCGGAGCCGCTCATGTCGAAGCTGTTCCAGTACCGGTTCACGGCCGGGACGGGACTGGAGGGACACTCCTTCGGCAATCTGTTCATCGTGGCGATGTCGGAGGTGACCGGGAACTTCGAGGCGGCGATTCACGAGGCGAGCCGGGTGCTGAACGTGCGGGGCACGATCCTGCCTTCGACGCTGGAGGATGTGACGCTGAGCGCGCGGACGCACGAGGACGAGGTTGTCCACGGCGAACACAACATTACGGAGCGCGGGGCAGCCATCCGCGAGGTGTACCTGAATCCGCCGGACGCTGAGGCGCACCCCGACGCGGTGCGGGCCATCCTCGACGCCGACATGGTGGTGATTGGGCCGGGCAGCCTGTACACGAGCGTGCTCCCGAACCTGCTGGTCGAGGGCATCCGCAAGGCGGTTCAGCAGACGTCGGCGCTGCGGGTGTTTGTATGCAACGTGGCGACCCAGCACGGCGAAACCGACGGCTTCGGCGTTGCGGAGCAC
It encodes:
- a CDS encoding sulfite exporter TauE/SafE family protein, whose product is MGFAVGAFGTLVGAGGGFVLVPILLLLYPEKDPETITAISLLVVCANAASGSVAYGLQGRIDYRSGWWFVLGTFPGAVAGAIVVGYVPRRLFDAIFAVLLGVVGVYLLARPQVQAIAEPIRGRGVVRRVVRDAHGNTFVYSYQLWKGVLISTAVGFISSLLGIGGGIIHVPIMATVLHFPVHIAAATSHFVLAFMAAEGTAVHILQGVIGWDRSLAQGLLLAAGAIPGAQVGARLAHRLHGGIILRALAGALLLVALRLGVKAAGM
- the gatB gene encoding Asp-tRNA(Asn)/Glu-tRNA(Gln) amidotransferase subunit GatB yields the protein MTAIATDYEVVIGLEVHCQLKTASKMFCGCNADYAGAEPNTHVCPVCLGMPGVLPVINEKAIEGIVLTGLALNCTIAPFSKFDRKNYPYPDLMKGYQISQYDLPICRDGWLEIEVEGKQRRIGITRVHMEEDTARLLHRVDPVTGEAYSLIDVNRSGTPLMEIVSEPDIRSAAQAREYLVRLRQVLRYIGVSDANMEEGNFRCDANISVRRKGETAFGTKVEIKNMNSFRAVHDALLYEERRQIGVLEAGGKVEQETRGWSDERQMTLSQRSKEHAHDYRYFPEPDLPPLKLGAAFIERVRARLPELPAAKIARYRGLGLSDYEAATLAEERPRAEYFERLMAALSGDDARRAKLAANWMLGEVARWLNANQAEIDRFPLEPEQLAGLIEQVANGTVTALVGKDVFEQMVATGESAEAIIERQGLAQISGADELTGLVRKAIAENPRAVADFHAGKATAIKFLIGQVMRETKGRANAQVVQELLERELQQ
- a CDS encoding gluconeogenesis factor YvcK family protein, with translation MSWKRVRDHSALKWLYPGMHIKRWLVLLLFGVVLMGLGIAYILREAYLQAPLPGIFYYLTLQFIPRWMRGLLFITASLGTVGLAVYKLNQSLLYAFVRPDWREQNLAEAIYAKRFLSRGPKIVAIGGGTGLSTLLRGLKNYTSNLTAIVTVADDGGSTGRLRQEFGVVAPGDLRQCIAALAEAEPLMSKLFQYRFTAGTGLEGHSFGNLFIVAMSEVTGNFEAAIHEASRVLNVRGTILPSTLEDVTLSARTHEDEVVHGEHNITERGAAIREVYLNPPDAEAHPDAVRAILDADMVVIGPGSLYTSVLPNLLVEGIRKAVQQTSALRVFVCNVATQHGETDGFGVAEHVEALERHAGQGIVQVVLANNNIAPELPEAWHAEAVRVSMEKLQAHPGIRVIEADVVAEENRYRHDPHKLAATIMRLYDQRDTLNLASRRALSPEEPVALVR